The Nitrospinota bacterium genome contains the following window.
GCAACCTCGACAACTCTCCCAATACCCAGTTGCTTACAAATTTGGCGAACTGCGCTTGCGGCTCCCGATCAAACCGGCTGTCGACGACTGCGGCTTCAAAGTGGTCTGCCATTTCCTTCGAGGATGTCAATAGGCTGGCGTCGTATTCAGGCAATCTGAACTCCTCGACGAATCGATACATGCTCTTTGTAGCAAACTCACCAGGAGGTATCTTTTCGTAGACGAGTTTCTGCCAGCCCGTTAGACCTGACGGATCAGGGATAGTCGGTCTTGGCAGGCGATCCTCTTTTCTGCTGAGAGACGCTATCATCTTATTTGTAGACTTCGATGAAAGGGTTCTATCACGTGTCTTCCGCACATGACGGGTTAATTCTTCATATCCCTCGATATACGCTTCATTCGGCGTAAATAGCCCTTCCTGGTATTTGAAATCGGCATATATGTCCCTCACCGCGTTGACCGTTTCAGAATCGTAGCGGTCTCTTATAATGACGTTTAACTCGATATTTTCTTTCAACCCGCCCCCAGTTAAATTTGAAGAGCCAATGATAGCTGTCGCAAAGGAACCCCTTTTCAATAAGTAGAGCTTAGGATGAAAGGTGGGGCCAACATCTTTCAGCGGGTCCCTGAAGCAAAAGAAAGACAACTTATCCGTCTCGCCTGCTGTTTCTCTCAGCCACCTCAAGGCCTTCCCATCGGTTATCGAGAAATCAAGTCCCAAAAGGAACTCCAAATGGACGCCCCTTTCGAGACACCTCAACAGTTCCTTCTTAAGGAGCACTAGGCCAGAATGCTTAACAAAGGCCACGGCAAATCTGGCTTCGGTTGCTTTCCTCAACTCCGCCAGTAGAACATCGACGAGAGGCTGTTTAATGTTCTCTGAAAACAAATGTCTCATTTCACCTACCTGCGGGCAAAGGGCCATGTCCCTCCCCTGCCCATAGCATGATGATCTCTCCTGATTTTAGGTAATCGAAAATGTTTTCTATAGAAGCTCCTGGTGCGTCTAATCCTCGAACCTTCGTCGAACCTAGGTCTGGATTAGTTTGCTCTCTTCCGCGTGGGGGTTCTCTCTGCTTCCTTCAGGCATTTTTATGCCTCCTTATCCAAAACTCCTTCTTCTATGCTAGGATCTACTCCATCCCATTTTATGTACAATAAGGCTATGACAGAGGGACTTATGTATCCGTTGGTCTTATCCAAGGTTTCTTCTAACCCACAATCAAGGGATAGAAAATAGGAAGCTCTCCCCCCTGAGACCCAGCAAAGGATTTCTCCAGCCTTATCACTGGAGAAATATCCATTTCTTATACATCCTGCAGGGATTTTGTAACAGAAGGGAATTTCGGGGTGGTTCACTTTTTCGTTCCTCTCATTCGTTCCCTGGTTTTCGCTTCGAGAAGCTGAGGATTACGAGCGTAGATCTCCTCAATACGCTAGTTATCGGACTTCCGGCCTGCGGAGGACACGAGGCCCCCCCCTACAGCTCCGGAGGCATGAGGTGTTGGGGCTTGAGGCCTCGGGTGAGGTCGCGGGCCAGGTCGGCGGCGGCCGCTCTCAGGGTGCGGCGAAGGGCGGCACGCATGACCTCTCCATTATTGGCCAACTCTTCAAGGTTGGCCCGGGCCCCGCCTGTCTCCACCAGCTCCCGCCTCCATATGAGCTTCTCTCCGCCTGAGGCGGACAGGTGCATCCGGCCCACCACCACGACCTCGGCCGAGAGCTTCCCTTCGGTTGCGTAAGTGAAACCCCACCGGTCCACCTCTAGATCGATGCGGGCATCGTACGGGCCGCCGGACCCCAAGGCCCCCTGCGCCCCGCGTCGCTCCACGCGGCGGAAGACCCTCGCCTGCCGGAGAGTCTCGACGAAGGAGGTGGTCATCTCCCCGGCGGGATCAAGCCCCAGCAAGTGGGGCCTAAGCTGCTCGGTCTCCTTTTCGTCTGCCCAGCTTCGGTACATGGTTAAGGGCATGAAGGTGTAGGGCGTCGCCCCCAGGAAGCTCCAGCGCCCTGGAGGATGGCGCCTGTGGTAGTAGGTTTCCATCGGGGGGAGGTCAGCCAAGGCCACCTCGACGGAGCGGATGGCCATCGGGCCGTGAAATGCAACCGGGCTGCTCGAGGCGCAGCCGCTTAAAATTAGGCTTGCGGCAAGCGCGGCCACCCCCCGGTAAATGCGGCCGGTCATCGGGTGGCGGAGGTTCGTCCTTCCTCTCACAGGCCCACCTCCATATAGGCAGGATGACTCCACTGCATTATACACAGAAAGAGGCTTCGGAAAGCGGGCTCTTTTGGGGGGAGGGCCTGAGTAAGGCCCATGTCTTGAATCCTGAAGCACTGAAATAGGCGGTTTGGATAATTTTGGAGGAGAAATACCCGTACAGGCTTCAGGGGCGCCAGAAATCTACTCCTCGGCAGCCATCCGTATGCGATTGAGCGCCCTTCGGTAGGCCGCCTCGGCCCTGGCGTGGTCGATCTCGGTGGTGTCACCGGCGAGCCGGGCCTCGGCCCGCTCCAGGGCGGCCCTGGCCCGATCTACGTCGATTTCGTCTGGCCGCTCGCAGCTCTCAGCCAGAATGATAACCCTATCGGGGGTGACCTCAGCGAACCCGTGGGCGACGGAGAGGCGCTCCTCGCCCCGCTCGCTTTGGTAGCGGACCTCTCCAACATCGAGCAGGACGAGAAAGGGCGTGTGGCCCGGCAGGACCCCGAACTCTCCACCTGGGCCTGGTGCCACAACTTCGTCCACCTCGGTGTCCACCACGACTCCTTCGGGGGTCACCACATCAAGCTGGAGCCGTGCGTCGGTCATGCGGCCTTCATCGCTTCGGCCTTCTCTAGGGCCATATCGAGGTTGCCCACCATATAGAAGGCCTGCTCGGGGATGTGGTCCACGTTGCCCGCCACCAGCTCTTTGAAGCCCTCGATCGTCTCGCGAAGCGGCACATACTGGCCGGGGGTGCCCGTGAACTGCTCGGCCACGAAGAAAGGCTGAGAGAGGAACCGCTGTATTTTTCGCGCACGGGCCACTACTGTTTTATCTTCCTCAGAGAGCTCGTCCATGCCGAGGATGGCGATGATGTCCTGGAGGTCTTTGTAGCGCTGGAGGATGTTCTGAATTTCGCGAGCCACCCGGTAGTGCTCTTCACCCACAACGCGTGGGTCGAGGATGCGAGAGGTGGAGTCAAGAGGGTCTACGGCCGGGTAGATGCCCAGCTCGACTATCTGGCGCGAAAGCACAGTCGTGGCGTCGAGGTGGGCGAAGGTCGTTGCAGGGGCCGGGTCGGTGAGGTCGTCGGCGGGGACGTAGACGGCCTGCACCGAGGTGATGGAGCCCCGCTTGGTCGAGGTGATGCGCTCCTGGAGAGCCCCCATCTCGGTAGCGAGCGTGGGCTGGTACCCGACGGCCGATGGCATCCGGCCGAGCAGCGCCGAGACCTCGCTCCCGGCCTGGGTGAAACGGAAGATGTTGTCGATGAAGAGCAACACGTCCTGGCCCTCGACGTCGCGGAAATACTCAGCCACGGTGAGCCCGCTCAAGCCGACCCTCAGCCTCGCGCCGGGAGGCTCGGTCATCTGGCCGTAAATCAAGGCGGTCCGATCGATGACCCCGCTCTCCTTCATCTCGAGCCAGAGGTCGTTGCCCTCGCGGGTCCGCTCGCCTACGCCGGAGAAGACCGAAGTGCCTCCGTGCTCGGTGGCTATCGAGCGGATGAGCTCCATGATGATGACGGTCTTTCCGACACCGGCGCCGCCGAACATGCCGACCTTCCCGCCCTTGAGGTAGGGCTCGAGCAGGTCGATGACCTTTATACCCGTCTCGAGCATCTCGAGCTCTGTTGCCTGGTCCTCGAAGGTCGGGGCCGGCCTGTGGATGGGGTGGCGTTCCTCGTGGGGCACCGGGCCGAGGTTATCGATCGGGTCTCCGAGGACGTTGAGAACCCGTCCTAGGACCCCGGGGCCGACCGGCATGGTGATGGGCCCACCGGTGTCGACGGCCTTCATCCCCCGCACCAGCCCGTCGCTCGGCTCCATCGCGATGGTGCGAACCCGGTTCTCGCCCAGGTGTTGGGCCACCTCGACGGTGATGTGGTCCTTGCCGTAGAAACTCATCCCCTCGTCGCCGAAATGAATACTCACGGCGTTGTAAATCTTCGGCAGCTCCCCCCCCGGAAACTCAATGTCCACGGCGGGGCCTATTACTTGGACGACCCTCCCCTCTCTATCGCCTTCAGCCGACATCAGACTATCTCCTTTTCAAAATTTCCCATTGTCATCCTACCCCTTCAAGGCGTCGGCGCCGCAGACGACCTCGATAATCTCAGTCGTAATGCCTGCCTGGCGAACCCGGTTGTACTGGAGGGTGAGGTGGGCGACCATCTCGACGGCGTTCTCCGTGGCGGCGTCCATGGCCGTCATTCGAGCCCCGTGCTCGCTTGCCTCGCTCTCAAGCAGCGCCCGCCAAATCTGTGTGTGGACGTGGCGCCTGAGCGCTGCGTCCAGCAGGGTCGCTGAGTCGGGCTCGTAAAGATAGTCTCCCCCGTGCTCGGCAGGGGCCTCAGACTCATTACCCTCTTCGTCCTCCTCTGTGTAGCGAACGGGCAGGAGCTCCCTGACGACAAGCCGTTGGCTGAGGGCGCTGCGAAACTCGTTGTAGACGAGGCGCACGCTCCGAACATCGCCCTCCGCGTATGCCTCAACAACCTCGTCTCCGATGCCACGGGCGTCGTCGAACGAGAGTTTTGCGAAAAGGCCTAGGTAATGACTCACTATCGGAAATGGCCTATGGCGAAAGAAATCGAAGGGCTTTTTTCCGATGATGAGTAGCTGGCCCAGCCCAGGCTCTCCTCCATCAAAGTTCGCCAGGTGAGTGAGCACAGCCCTGTGGATGTTGGTGTTAAAGGCCCCGCAAAGGCCCCGGTCGGCGCCCACAACGACGAGGAGCACGGGCCCGGCCTCCTTGGGGGTAAGCAAAGGATGGCTCTCAGGCTGCGTCCTCAAGGCCAGGCCCCTGGCAATTTCATCCATCCGCTTGGCCCAGGGTCGAGCCGAGATAATCGCCTCTTGCGCCCGCCTGAGCTTAGCCGCGGCCACCATCTTCATGGCCCTGGTAATCTGCTCGGTGCTTTTGACGCTACGTATTCGGCGCTTGATGTCGCGCAGGCCCGCTCCGGCCATAACTCGCTCCTCAGCTCGCGGCTTCCTCCTCGGTCCCGGGCGTGACCAGCGCCCCTTCGGCGTCCCCGGCCTCTTCCTCCACCATTCCGTGGCGGGCGACGAAGTCCTTCTTGAAAGCGCCGATGGCTTCCTTCAGCTCGGCCTCCGCCTCATCCGAAATTTCCTCTGTCTCGGCGATGCCCTTGAGCAGGCCGGGGTGGTGCTCGTCGAGGAAGCCGTAAAACTCCTCCTCAAAGGGCAGGCAGAGCTCCAAGGGAATGTCGTCTAGGTAGCCGTTGACGCCCACATATATGATCGCCACCTGGTTTTCCATCGAGAGGGGAGCGTACTGGTCCTGCTTTAGAACCTCCACCATGCGGGCCCCGCGGGCGAGCTGGGCTTGTGTGGCCTGGTCGAGCTCGCTTCCGAACT
Protein-coding sequences here:
- a CDS encoding F0F1 ATP synthase subunit epsilon yields the protein MTDARLQLDVVTPEGVVVDTEVDEVVAPGPGGEFGVLPGHTPFLVLLDVGEVRYQSERGEERLSVAHGFAEVTPDRVIILAESCERPDEIDVDRARAALERAEARLAGDTTEIDHARAEAAYRRALNRIRMAAEE
- the atpD gene encoding F0F1 ATP synthase subunit beta, yielding MSAEGDREGRVVQVIGPAVDIEFPGGELPKIYNAVSIHFGDEGMSFYGKDHITVEVAQHLGENRVRTIAMEPSDGLVRGMKAVDTGGPITMPVGPGVLGRVLNVLGDPIDNLGPVPHEERHPIHRPAPTFEDQATELEMLETGIKVIDLLEPYLKGGKVGMFGGAGVGKTVIIMELIRSIATEHGGTSVFSGVGERTREGNDLWLEMKESGVIDRTALIYGQMTEPPGARLRVGLSGLTVAEYFRDVEGQDVLLFIDNIFRFTQAGSEVSALLGRMPSAVGYQPTLATEMGALQERITSTKRGSITSVQAVYVPADDLTDPAPATTFAHLDATTVLSRQIVELGIYPAVDPLDSTSRILDPRVVGEEHYRVAREIQNILQRYKDLQDIIAILGMDELSEEDKTVVARARKIQRFLSQPFFVAEQFTGTPGQYVPLRETIEGFKELVAGNVDHIPEQAFYMVGNLDMALEKAEAMKAA
- the atpG gene encoding ATP synthase F1 subunit gamma; its protein translation is MAGAGLRDIKRRIRSVKSTEQITRAMKMVAAAKLRRAQEAIISARPWAKRMDEIARGLALRTQPESHPLLTPKEAGPVLLVVVGADRGLCGAFNTNIHRAVLTHLANFDGGEPGLGQLLIIGKKPFDFFRHRPFPIVSHYLGLFAKLSFDDARGIGDEVVEAYAEGDVRSVRLVYNEFRSALSQRLVVRELLPVRYTEEDEEGNESEAPAEHGGDYLYEPDSATLLDAALRRHVHTQIWRALLESEASEHGARMTAMDAATENAVEMVAHLTLQYNRVRQAGITTEIIEVVCGADALKG